The region GCTTCCCCTTTTCCTGCTCCCCACCTTTAAGCAAGGAGAAATAGGCAATTTCATGACCCACAGACACACGAGCACATCGTATtcttaacaaaacaaacatagGAATGGAGAACAGTCCCATCAATTAAGGTTTCAAATATATTCAAGAAAAATTCCGGTTCTGGAATACAATAACACTAGAGAAATTCAGTGCAtatgaaaataaatcaataaaataatccAATACACCGTAGCATCAAATGAACTAAAATATTGAGCGGAAAATTAAGCAAGCAAATAAAAGATCTCTGTAGGAACAGCTgttcaaaaaaaataagatgatcaTGTGGAGCTCATTCTGTACTAAATTGTATTCTGTCACTCAACAGGAGCTATAGCCACAGCAAATCTCTCCATTGGTTTAAAGCCTGCAAGAAATATGAGTTTCTTGTAAAGTGAGAACAGTCCATCGGCTTCCACCAGAGTTGAGAGGTGGATCATCAAGCCGTAGCAttagtttttctttctccttctcccaccAAAGCAAACCACCGTTTGAGCTTTGAATGGTTTCTTTCATAGCCCTTGGTTGCAATTCTGATGATCCGTGCTTTGTATCTGTTTTCCCTGCTCTTTCTGCAGTCTCAACATTCTTCTCTTTGTCTCCTTGCAAGAGACACTCTTCCCAAGGAGAAAAAGTTCTACTCTGTGGAGGATGGGATGATATTCCCCAAGGCAGCAAAAGATGGACATGAACTTGGGTTCAAGGATGAGATCTTGGTGGGACCCCTGCATTCCTTATCCAAGTGAACATAGAGAGGCCATTTAACCTCCAACATTTAGTTGCTTCCTTTCTTCATGTtgacaaggagacagacaatactgtctctgtctctgactggCCATATTAGTGAGGCTCCACCAAGCATCATATGAGGAATGAAAGCACAGAACTTTACAACTGAATTCACCATGCTTGAATCTTGCAACTTTAACTTAATTGGGGATGGGGGAGGCCGATTAAATCATTGTAACATAACAAAGCTCAATGTTACTTGATCACCCTTGAAGTGAGCTAAAACATTGATGTTGGTGGGGATGAAATGAAGAGGTATTTGTGGGCCTTGTGCAATGGACAGGGGAGACCAAACTGTGCAAAATTAGTCTCTGTTTCCATACTTGAAAGAAAGTAGATTGACAATGCCAAGCACCATGTGGGGGCCAACAGTATGAATTAGACGAGCATTCAGAGGAAACCATTGTTGAGAACGAACAATATCCAAAACTGAACACAATTCCCCATCCATAccatttatctgagtatataatGAATGGTTTCAGCCTAAGACTAACTTCAGTACTTTCCCAGAGGTGACTTGAACTAATTTGATGAAAGGAGATCTGAAGCTCTTTATGAGATCACAAAATATGGGAAAGGTGAAACTTCAAATTCTAGATACAGAACTCCTAATGGAGGATTTTGAATGGAGTCAAGGCTTCGTGGGTGAATCAAGGCCACCCACCCAGAGACATTAACTGTCATTCCCTGTAAGACACCTATGCAGTGCATTTAGGACCAATATTAGGGCAAAAGTCTACCCTTATTTTGCATACATCCTCACTCCCACCATAGCTGTATTTGATGCTAGAGAAATGAGCCCCTGTGTCAGGGGCCAGATGGGCCAAGTAGCACAGGTAGATAAGCATCTGACAAGAGGTGCCAAGTGAAATATTTATTCAAGGCACATTTCTGACACTAAGGCAAGTGTCCAGCAGAATCTGGATGTCAAATTTGCCTTTTGCAGACATCTGATTTGATACCCACCAAACCTTTAAGATGCCACCTGCCACAATCCCACACTTTACATGTTTGCCATTTTGAAATAACTTCTTGAGGAAGAATGGATGCCTCGGAGTCCCGGCATCTTCCTCTATAGAAGAGAATTATTCATTCTGTGTGTTTCACAATCAGTATATTTACAAATTTGTACTGGCTAATAGCACACAAAAGGCAGTGTAATTGTGTATCTGACTCttcatgtttacatatatatttatgaccAACCTATAACCTACAAATATCAGAGAAACCATATATTCCTATCTCTCTAAGACTGACCTAATTTACCTAACATAatgatttccattttatattccaTGTTATATCACATTCTCTCAATTCATGCACCTATTGAAAGGCATCTGGGATTGTTCCCTAGCATGGTTATGGTGAATACTGTAGCAATGAATATTAGAATTTATCCTGACTAAACATATTAACAAAAGTATAGTATATgaaggggaggattccaatgacATGATTCCCTTGAACAGTGAACTCCCAGTATCATAAAATGAATCCCAGGAAGTAGAACATGTCATATCAGGGGAGGTCAGAAACACAGGGAGATACAGGACAAAAGTGAAGAATTATGGCCAAATACAGTCATCATAATCAatgcacatgtgtgaaaatggaaacagGAAATTGAGGTGATGAGTGGGATTGGGAAAGGTGAGCAGAAtaatggaagggtgacattgacaaATGTGCATTTGATTCACCAATTAGCATGTTGTGATGAAAGCCATTTGGACAACTATGTATAGATAATTAAtgcaaaaaaaccagaaaaattgGCAGTATACTATCAATGTTAGTACACACATTTTGAACATTCATAAGGCActcagaaataataataacaaaagcactCCCACTCAGATAAGGGCCCATGAGACATTAGGCAGCATGCAATGCTCCCAGGTGACACGGCTGAGCTATGTTCCCTAGCATGGGGATGCTAGCCCATCGATTCCTAGGATCAGATTAGAAGTTGCTCTAACAGCCCATATCCACATCACCTACAATATATCCTAATTCCATTTCCGCCACACCCAGACTGCCTTCTCTGACCCAATGACCAGTATTAAAATCGAGATTTCTCCCACTGTGTTCAGCAGAACTCCGACTATCGCCAGCATTTTAAAGAGTTCTACTCACCTACTGCACATTTGACCTCATCCCTGAAACCAAAAAGAACCAGCCTCCTACAGTCAGAATGGTATTAAACACAATTAGCCACTATACAAAGTCAGTATCCATACACTAGTGGGCAGTggtgcaaataaaaaaaacaaaccaccaccaacaaccaaaGAAACCCTCCAGGTTGAATTTTAGCAGTATTACAGAGCCCACACCGCAAAGAAATTCTGAATCTCGCTACTCATTATCTACACATCTCATTATTTTCTTGGGAATTCTGAACCCCAAAGGCCTGAATTACCCAATGTATGGGGAAGGTGAGGAATTGGAAGAAGTCATTATGATTATGGACAGAACTCCCTGGAAATGgactatgccaaaaaaaaaaaaaaaagcagatccgAAGAATTCCCAAGACCCAGTACATTCTCTCTTGGGGAATATCTCATTTTTTTCACCAAACACATATTACTATCATAAATAATTTAATGATTTGCCAGTTTTTTCCATCCCAGCCTCCTACCAGCCAACAGCTGTTCTCCCTCTGCCCTCTGAAAAGAAATTTCCACCTCCCTTTTGGGCCACCTATGCAAAGAGTGTCCAAATATATCACAGATGATGCAATGCCTCCCCAGGTGGGTAAAGCTGCAGGTGTGTTTTATGAGGGAGGGGAAGTGATCATTCCAACTTTGTGCCCTCCTCCCCATTCCAGGAGTATAAagacaggcatggaccactgtcCAAGTCACCCATCTCTCACCATGAGCTCACTCCTGATCCTGGTTCTTGTGGCAGCTGCTGGTGAGTTCTCTGCTTTGCCTTGGACTTCATCTTTTTGAACAAGGATGACATGGCTGTTGATCAAAGCTGTCTCTGCATTCCTGCCTCCACACTTGCATTCTAGTTCCTGCTGGActttcttccttcactctttcATGAGTTGTATATAAGTCTGACCTCGCTTATGTTCTCCATGTCTCTATTCTGACCCGTATCCTCCATTGACCTAATGCAGCTCTAAGGAAATGGTGGCTCCAAAGGAATCCCAGGTaggaagtggccatgtgatggACAGGTGAGATTACTGACCTGTCGATCTCTGCTCTCAAGAAGCTGGCTCGTTCATGCCAGCCATCTTCTGCTTGGGCCCCAAACCTCTGAAGTGGCTCTAGCATAGACATGTTTTACCTCAAATTAATAAGGTGAAAGTGTAAACATTACATTCTGTCAGATGTATACCCTTGGAATTTTCTAATTAGATATACAGGCACCAGCCTGTACATTGCATTAAAACTGTCACAAAGCTGAAGATTATGCAGCCATGTTTATGAATCATCATTCTCTTGACCTACATCGGAATGGGAATATAGGTCCTCTATGCAAGTTTGCTGGTTTAAACTTTATGCGAGGTGATATACAATAAGCTCTACTCAGTCATGACATTTCCCTTGCTATGCTGAATCTCATCATCTGGAGCTCCAACAGGCAAGCTTTGTAGATAAATACACAGACAGAGTCAAGACATTGAGAACGTCAAATTCTGAAGGCACCCTACTGCCAGATTATGAGGTGGTCTTTCTTTATGTCCTCAATCTGCAGTCTCAGAAGGAACTCATATTCTTCAGGGTTTCTAGACATGCACCCAGGCGATGCCAACATTCAGAACAATAACACACTGTGACTCCAAAGGTCAATCTTCAGTAATGGCTAGGTTTAGTGACTGTGATGATTAGGTCTAGTAGTTTCCTTTCAGCAGAAACAAGATTGAATCCATTCTCCAATACATTGCTGAATTGGATTCTTCCCTATCTTCACTCTAGCTGCTTTTCCTCTTGATGATGATGACAAGATCGTCGGAGGCTACACCTGTGCAAAGAATTCTGTCCCCTACCAGGTGTCCCTGAACTCTGGCGCCCACGTCTGCGGTGGCTCCCTCATCAATGACCAGTGGGTGGTGTCTGCAGCCCACTGCTACAATCCCCACCTGCAGCGGTAAGTGCCAGGCCCTAGGCTAGGCTTTGAAGAAAGATGGCTTGATCCTCATGTGGACTACAttctaagtaaatggaaaaagctaTGGAAAGAGAAGCTTTCTTGATGGAGATGgggttgaagacccaggatttaaacaaaacaaatattcattaaaacATAAGCTTTGGTCCATAGCCAGGAGGAACACAGTAATGTGGCAAGGCTTCAAGAGGGAGGCACAGTTGGCTCAAggctgtcatccaagctactcaggaggctgagatctgaggatcacagttcaaagccaggcttgtgagaaaagttcatgagagactcatctccaatgaactgctcAAGAAGAGACAGAAGGGGTGctttcactcaagtggtagaatgctagccttgagcagtgcaaaggccctgagttcaagctgcatgaatggccaaaaaaagaaaaaatgaaacccAAAAGGCCTTGAAGATAGAGGAATGAGTGTCTCACAGTAGAGAAGCTATTTCCAAGTTTTCAGGCAGGGGGTTGGACAGTGGTGAGTGCTAAAGTCTGTGTTTCACCTGAAGACGCATCTGGGAAGCATTTCCATGTGTAAGATCTCTCAGTCCTGAGTGATCTACACGAGGGACTCATAACCCCCTCTCCTTCACTACCCATGGGTTATCCTGGTGGTGGTGCTGCATGCCCATTTCAAGCTTCTGGACACAGTCCCATTAGACAGCACGAGCAAAGGGAATAACATTCTGAATCCACTCGTCTTCCGACAGCTTCATCCAAGTGAGGCTGGGAGAGCATAACATCAGAGCCTTGGAGGGAGATGAGCAGTTCATCGATGCTGCCAAGATTATCATTCACCCTCAGTATAACAGCACAACCGCGGTCAACGACATCCTGTTGATCAAGCTCTCCTCACCTGCCTCCCTCAACTCCCGTGTGGCCACCGTGTCTCTGCCAACCTCGTGTGCGCCTGTTGGCACCCAGTGCCTCATCTCCGGCTGGGGCAACGTTCTGAGCTTTGGTGGTGAGTGGAACCATCCTCTTTCCCACAGTGCACATTCCCTACACTATTACAATACTGAATGTCACTGGGAAAGAT is a window of Perognathus longimembris pacificus isolate PPM17 chromosome 2, ASM2315922v1, whole genome shotgun sequence DNA encoding:
- the LOC125347245 gene encoding serine protease 1-like produces the protein MSSLLILVLVAAAAAFPLDDDDKIVGGYTCAKNSVPYQVSLNSGAHVCGGSLINDQWVVSAAHCYNPHLQRFIQVRLGEHNIRALEGDEQFIDAAKIIIHPQYNSTTAVNDILLIKLSSPASLNSRVATVSLPTSCAPVGTQCLISGWGNVLSFGVYNPDLLQCVEVPILNQADCEASYPGEITKDMVCAGFLEGGKDACQGDSGGPMVCNGELQGIVSWGLGCAWEGFPGVYTRVCKYVDWIQDTIAAN